One segment of Coffea arabica cultivar ET-39 chromosome 7c, Coffea Arabica ET-39 HiFi, whole genome shotgun sequence DNA contains the following:
- the LOC113697740 gene encoding 7-deoxyloganetic acid glucosyltransferase-like, whose protein sequence is MDHQKQFSTPHVLVFPLPLQGPVNCMLNLAELFCLGDLHVTFINTDHVQDRLRSCSDVESRFERYPNFRFHTIPDGLPEDSPRTGGHILKLIQSLEVVSQPIFRAMVTSGSLGHNSEKPATCIIADGIFSFAVDIAKEIGVPLIYFDTISPCGLWTYLCIPKLIEAQEFPFKGDDLDAPLSSLQEMECIMRRRDLPSFCRVREIDDPLIRIILEEDRQLPLAQAIIFNTFEELDRGTLSLMRTLGPTVYAIGPLHTHLKSRLAATTSPPASSHSLWKEDKSCIAWLNDQPVKSVIYVSIGSLATMTKDQLMEIWYGLVNSGVRFLWVQRPGSIAGSAAKGDQIPEELAKATQERGYIVDWAPQEEVLGHPGIGGFLTHSGWNSTLESIAEGVPMIGWPYFVDQQVNSRYLLEVWKLGLDMKDTCDRVIVEKMVKDVMQLRRDEFLPRANEMAKLANSSVSEGGSSYNDLDNLIEDIKLMTLKA, encoded by the exons ATGGATCACCAGAAACAATTCTCTACTCCTCATGTGCTAGTATTCCCTTTACCACTTCAGGGTCCTGTGAATTGTATGCTCAATCTGGCTGAACTGTTCTGCCTTGGTGATTTGCATGTTACCTTCATCAACACTGACCACGTCCAGGACCGATTGAGAAGTTGCAGCGATGTTGAATCCCGCTTCGAGCGTTATCCCAATTTCAGGTTTCATACAATCCCAGATGGCCTTCCCGAAGATAGTCCTCGTACGGGTGGTCATATTCTCAAGTTAATACAGTCTTTGGAAGTTGTGAGCCAGCCAATTTTCAGGGCGATGGTAACCTCTGGTTCCCTGGGTCATAACTCGGAAAAGCCGGCCACTTGTATTATAGCTGATGGAATCTTCAGCTTTGCCGTTGATATTGCTAAAGAGATTGGGGTTCCACTCATTTACTTTGACACTATCAGTCCCTGTGGGCTCTGGACTTACCTATGCATACCTAAGCTCATTGAAGCTCAAGAATTCCCTTTTAAAG GGGATGATTTGGATGCACCGTTAAGCAGCTTGCAGGAGATGGAATGCATTATGAGACGCCGCGATCTTCCAAGCTTTTGCCGTGTGAGGGAGATTGATGACCCTTTAATCCGAATTATTCTGGAGGAGGACCGACAGCTCCCGCTAGCCCAGGCGATAATTTTCAATACCTTTGAGGAGCTCGACAGAGGCACACTTTCACTCATGCGAACTCTGGGCCCGACAGTGTACGCCATAGGGCCGCTCCACACCCACCTCAAGTCAAGATTGGCTGCCACAACTTCTCCGCCGGCCTCTTCACATAGCCTGTGGAAAGAAGATAAAAGCTGCATTGCCTGGCTCAATGACCAACCGGTCAAGTCTGTGATTTATGTCAGCATAGGAAGTCTTGCGACCATGACCAAGGATCAGCTGATGGAGATTTGGTATGGCTTGGTCAACAGTGGGGTGAGGTTCTTGTGGGTTCAGAGACCGGGGTCTATTGCTGGATCTGCTGCAAAGGGGGATCAAATTCCTGAGGAATTGGCTAAAGCAACCCAGGAAAGAGGGTATATTGTGGATTGGGCACCCCAGGAAGAGGTTTTGGGGCATCCTGGAATTGGTGGGTTTTTGACTCACAGCGGTTGGAATTCAACGCTGGAGAGCATAGCGGAGGGAGTTCCAATGATAGGGTGGCCGTACTTTGTTGACCAACAAGTTAACAGTAGGTATCTTTTGGAGGTTTGGAAACTGGGATTGGACATGAAAGATACATGTGATCGAGTCATTGTTGAGAAGATGGTCAAAGATGTTATGCAGTTGAGAAGGGATGAATTCTTGCCAAGGGCAAATGAAATGGCAAAATTGGCTAACTCAAGTGTGAGTGAAGGTGGATCTTCATACAACGACTTGGACAATCTGATTGAGGACATCAAATTGATGACGTTGAAGGCATAA